A region from the Aegilops tauschii subsp. strangulata cultivar AL8/78 chromosome 5, Aet v6.0, whole genome shotgun sequence genome encodes:
- the LOC141023010 gene encoding uncharacterized protein, whose product MGDFVFGLDGTVGVAHDDYFKLTRDCYRQLSFSPNQKCTTALGMLALGAAADAVGEMISTGENTCLKTIVKFARAVVEVFGPEYFREPNVRDMEKLLVIGQARGFPGMLVSIDCMCWQWKNCPKGCWECIKVTQKRTPSY is encoded by the exons ATGGGGGACTTCGTCTTCGGCCTGGACGGCACCGTG GGAGTGGCACACGACGACTACTTCAAGCTCACAAGGGATTGCTACAGACAACTCTCTTTCTCTCCCAACCAGAAGTGCACGACTGCTCTGGGAATGCTTGCACTTGGAGCTGCTGCAGATGCAGTTGGTGAGATGATCAGCACgggggagaacacgtgcttgaaGACTATTGTCAAGTTTGCCCGTGCCGTGGTGGAGGTGTTTGGACCTGAGTATTtcagagaaccaaatgtgcgggACATGGAGAAGTTGTTGGTTATTGGACAGGCAAGGGGGTTTCCAGGAATGCTCGTCTCAATTGATTGCATGTGTTGGCAATGGAAGAACTGTCCCAAAGGTTGCTGGGAATGTATCAAGGTCACACAAAAGAGGACACCATCATACTAG